One segment of Trichlorobacter ammonificans DNA contains the following:
- a CDS encoding ATP-binding protein: protein MIKVLNEVKLRWQLLALVLPLVIVPIVVVALVIGYIANLQAYRGITQTSKDDLQHMVAFTRDLLDAHNRHYPQRAGLKTGETADPAEEKAFLALKAKIKSKRVGDTGYIFCMDTKGTLTVHREAEGTTIYDVQDSSGFHFIREMCRNKDGWIRYPWRNVGSTTPRMKIVHYEYYQPWDWIVAVGSYEDEFYREANKIKARIFYSMLVLILVVAAIATALVVRASAIFTSPITHMIEVIRRVKQGNLEEKMTVAGQNELAEMATAFNQMTDIIRRNKEMEASLAQQGKMASLGVLSSGVAHEINNPLGVILGYAGYLEGKMREDDPHYKYIHEIKRESKRCKKIVQDLLSYARTPRPALEPVDLNELLAQIVDFAANHTDMRNVTIATNFAPDLPMVMLDGDQMRQVAINLILNAGGAMPEGGRLTVTTAAVEPDQVMITFSDTGCGIPEESLEKIFEPFYTTRERGTGLGLAITRQIVERHHGAITIDSAPGAGTTVRLILPREHEDI, encoded by the coding sequence GTGATCAAGGTTCTCAATGAAGTGAAACTGCGCTGGCAGCTGCTGGCCCTGGTGCTGCCGCTGGTGATCGTGCCGATCGTCGTGGTGGCCCTGGTCATCGGCTACATCGCCAACCTCCAGGCCTACCGGGGGATCACCCAGACCAGCAAGGACGATCTGCAGCACATGGTGGCCTTCACCCGCGACCTGCTGGATGCCCACAACCGCCATTACCCCCAGCGGGCCGGCCTGAAGACCGGTGAGACGGCTGACCCTGCCGAGGAAAAGGCCTTTCTTGCCCTGAAGGCGAAAATCAAGAGCAAGCGGGTGGGGGACACCGGCTACATCTTCTGCATGGACACCAAGGGTACCCTCACCGTCCACCGGGAGGCGGAAGGGACCACCATCTACGATGTCCAGGATTCCAGCGGCTTTCATTTCATCCGGGAGATGTGCCGCAACAAGGACGGCTGGATCCGCTATCCCTGGCGCAACGTGGGGAGCACAACCCCCCGCATGAAGATCGTCCATTACGAGTATTACCAGCCCTGGGACTGGATCGTGGCGGTAGGCTCCTACGAGGACGAGTTTTACCGCGAGGCCAACAAGATAAAAGCCCGCATCTTCTACAGCATGCTGGTGCTGATCCTGGTGGTGGCCGCCATCGCCACGGCCCTGGTGGTGCGGGCCTCGGCCATCTTCACCAGCCCCATCACCCACATGATCGAGGTGATCCGCCGGGTCAAGCAGGGAAACCTTGAGGAAAAAATGACCGTGGCGGGGCAGAACGAACTGGCGGAAATGGCCACCGCCTTCAACCAGATGACCGACATCATCCGCCGCAACAAGGAGATGGAAGCCTCCCTGGCCCAGCAGGGGAAGATGGCCTCCCTGGGGGTGCTCTCCTCCGGGGTGGCCCACGAGATCAACAACCCCCTGGGGGTGATCCTGGGCTATGCCGGCTACCTGGAAGGGAAGATGCGCGAGGATGACCCCCACTACAAGTACATCCACGAGATCAAGCGGGAGAGCAAACGCTGCAAGAAGATCGTCCAGGACCTGCTCTCCTACGCCCGCACCCCCCGCCCCGCCCTGGAGCCGGTGGACCTGAACGAACTGCTGGCCCAGATCGTGGACTTTGCCGCCAACCACACCGACATGCGTAACGTCACTATTGCCACCAACTTCGCCCCCGACCTGCCGATGGTGATGCTGGACGGCGACCAGATGCGCCAGGTGGCCATCAACCTGATTCTGAACGCCGGCGGCGCCATGCCGGAGGGGGGACGGCTCACCGTCACCACCGCCGCCGTGGAGCCGGACCAGGTGATGATCACCTTCAGCGACACCGGTTGCGGCATCCCGGAAGAGAGTCTGGAAAAGATTTTTGAGCCGTTCTACACCACCAGGGAGCGGGGCACCGGCCTGGGGTTGGCCATCACCCGCCAGATCGTGGAGCGCCACCACGGCGCCATCACCATCGACAGCGCACCGGGTGCAGGAACCACCGTCAGGCTGATCCTGCCCCGGGAACATGAGGATATCTGA
- a CDS encoding DUF3375 domain-containing protein, with amino-acid sequence MNAASAITYAYIEHLKKSNPAVRLLSIDSAALVLSFLYQTFPLGVRSPITHDELASRLGDYLYAINSEYGLGTYEQTPKQYLDQWTGAGFLRKYISDQDEQVYEPTPAVGKVYEWIHSLTQRQFIGTESRILTILGLLKSMVTQTLQDPVEVVNELERQKAEIQARIDRIKQGGIEPHDPTRIIEQFYQVEDAVSQLLSDFSQIDKNFRDLNQKTKQTIATSHLPKGALLTEVFGDHEQIWKTSQGRTFKAFWELMMSPEMQAEMDKNIQHIYSLPEIKELAPTKLVFKTRQRLLEEGGHVYKSNSKLAEQLRRYLDTRVQAENRLIMELMRPIEEKVLAICLDEALLPARETFMEIPDTGIQCDLFMAHHLYPIPVPQSIDSSSVQAGEGTDADALLLFQQKFIDREQLRQNIGQALERQSQITLPRLLEEFPPEHGVAEIVTYLDIAHTSGGKHIVDTTTKDTVLVHRPDGTTKAVTMYRIIFSR; translated from the coding sequence ATGAATGCTGCCAGCGCAATAACATACGCCTATATCGAGCACCTCAAAAAGAGCAACCCCGCTGTGAGGCTGTTGTCGATCGACAGTGCGGCACTGGTTCTGAGTTTTCTTTACCAGACATTCCCGTTGGGTGTCCGCAGTCCGATTACCCACGATGAACTCGCATCAAGGCTTGGTGACTACCTCTATGCCATCAACTCAGAGTATGGCCTCGGTACCTATGAGCAAACCCCGAAACAATATCTGGACCAGTGGACAGGCGCGGGTTTCCTGCGGAAATACATTTCGGACCAAGACGAACAGGTCTACGAGCCGACGCCGGCCGTCGGCAAGGTGTATGAATGGATCCACAGCCTGACCCAACGCCAGTTCATCGGCACTGAATCACGGATATTGACCATCCTGGGCCTGCTGAAAAGCATGGTGACCCAAACCTTGCAAGACCCTGTGGAAGTCGTCAACGAGCTGGAACGGCAAAAGGCAGAAATCCAGGCCCGTATCGACCGGATTAAACAGGGAGGGATTGAGCCCCACGACCCGACAAGGATCATTGAACAATTTTATCAGGTCGAGGATGCGGTATCCCAACTACTGAGCGACTTCAGCCAAATCGACAAAAACTTCCGGGACCTGAACCAAAAAACCAAACAGACCATCGCTACCAGCCACCTGCCCAAAGGTGCTCTGCTCACAGAAGTGTTCGGTGATCACGAACAGATCTGGAAAACTTCTCAAGGAAGGACATTCAAGGCATTCTGGGAACTGATGATGTCCCCGGAAATGCAGGCTGAGATGGACAAAAACATCCAGCACATTTACTCCCTCCCCGAAATCAAAGAACTGGCCCCCACCAAGCTGGTGTTCAAAACCAGGCAACGGCTGCTGGAAGAAGGTGGGCACGTCTATAAAAGCAACAGCAAGCTTGCAGAACAACTGCGCAGATATCTGGACACACGGGTTCAGGCTGAAAACCGGCTTATCATGGAACTCATGCGTCCGATCGAGGAGAAGGTCCTTGCCATCTGCCTGGATGAGGCGCTTCTCCCCGCCAGGGAAACATTCATGGAGATACCAGACACTGGTATCCAGTGTGATCTGTTCATGGCACACCACCTTTACCCCATCCCGGTGCCGCAATCCATTGACAGTTCCAGTGTACAGGCTGGAGAGGGGACCGATGCCGACGCCCTGCTGCTCTTTCAGCAAAAGTTCATAGACCGTGAGCAGTTGCGTCAAAACATAGGCCAAGCCCTTGAACGGCAATCGCAAATCACCTTACCCAGGCTTCTTGAAGAATTCCCGCCTGAACACGGTGTGGCCGAGATTGTCACCTACCTGGATATCGCTCACACCTCCGGTGGCAAGCATATTGTAGACACCACCACCAAGGACACCGTGCTGGTACATCGGCCCGACGGCACAACCAAAGCAGTCACCATGTATCGTATCATCTTCTCAAGATAG
- a CDS encoding DUF4194 domain-containing protein, with the protein MALSYADSPEIRSVTIHLLKTILYKDTHPKLWIAMLNNMVSLENYFQIIGLRLYVDEAEGHAYLKQDYREDDSGQPVTTLIRKQPLTFSLSLMCVLLRKTLVEHEASSTEARLILGKNAIRELLLAYYPEQLNQAKLIGKIDADIKKLIDYGILRELKIEGEQYEVMRILKSFLNAQWLADFNQRLEEYTNHARAAA; encoded by the coding sequence ATGGCACTTTCATATGCTGATTCACCCGAAATAAGGTCCGTCACCATCCACCTACTAAAAACCATTCTGTACAAGGACACTCACCCAAAACTGTGGATTGCCATGCTCAACAACATGGTATCGCTTGAGAACTACTTCCAGATCATCGGTCTGCGTCTGTACGTCGACGAAGCAGAGGGGCATGCATACCTAAAGCAGGACTACCGCGAAGATGATTCTGGCCAACCAGTAACGACGCTTATCAGAAAGCAGCCATTGACGTTTAGCCTGAGCCTTATGTGTGTTCTTCTGAGAAAAACGCTCGTCGAGCACGAAGCTTCAAGCACGGAGGCCCGCCTGATTCTCGGCAAAAACGCGATCAGAGAATTACTATTGGCCTACTACCCGGAACAACTCAACCAAGCGAAGCTGATCGGCAAGATCGACGCTGACATAAAGAAGCTTATCGACTACGGAATCTTGCGCGAACTCAAGATCGAGGGAGAGCAGTACGAGGTCATGCGGATACTGAAATCGTTCTTAAACGCTCAATGGCTTGCAGACTTCAACCAAAGACTAGAGGAGTACACCAATCATGCCCGAGCAGCCGCTTGA
- a CDS encoding DUF294 nucleotidyltransferase-like domain-containing protein → MNRADYTYTVVRKRKREFTTRILVPTLVTILLFLLTIFLIIIPRFRASIMDEKRVMIKELTNTAVSVLEEFEARERQGLMSRAEAQKQAVEQIRHLRYGGEHKDYFWISDLHPNMVMHPYRSDLQGTSLEQFSDSHGKKLFLEFVRVVKAQGEGYVEYFWQWKDDSRQIVPKLSYVKGFEPWGWIVGTGIYVEDVKKNISSLTHNLILISLAISLVMVLLLSLIMQQSIRIEEARVAAENDLLESMEKYRTLVQAATEGLLMVLDNRITFANDRVRQMTGYGPEELVGQELAMLLDDADSGEAARLFRRGVPAEGQFELLLKSREGERREMLVTVSPIALSERSGTILILKDVTVRERHSLDAAEYRQMIGGFGLAPLRLVLDAKGRIVEAGEPVARLLGYASPEELAGVPVVTLFAGQERGKRFRSTLMNSGRLQESALPLLRRDGSEVTLAVALTAVAGEGGQMVCEGIIEDVTDTLRRQRETDALIAETTIAGLFMEQPAAHWMQKLAGIPLHESVARAEKMMAARKTDVLAVEGENRELVGIVTFADIRQRAVFAGLPPDTPVFRVMSAPVLTVERSAPVSEVVLLASERGIDHLVVRDDHHAVAGVVHVGDIPRAFCRSQRAIEQRIAAAGSVDELRHLFRQVVAIARPLIEQQVQAPTIGRLIAAISARITGRIFELSIDDLGTPPVAFAFVTLGSEGRREQTLETDQDNAIIYEDVPEEQAAAVREYFARLSAAVCDGLHEAGFSYCRGNVMAKNPRWCVPLSAWKSYVSAWVDTPDPQNILDVSIFFDFRPVYGSFELAEELRRQVNRVVRDKQLFFYNFAENVLGFKSAVKITGSIATEKRENRELFDLKYAITPMVMFARIFALYKQIDATGTVERLTLLNREGVLSDRELREVLFGYGYLMQLRYRHQIAMADRGLPPDNLIDIRELTDLDISLIKKIFATVTRLQSLLNQQFKKTPV, encoded by the coding sequence ATGAACAGAGCCGACTATACCTACACCGTGGTCAGGAAGCGCAAGCGGGAGTTCACCACCAGGATTCTGGTGCCCACCCTGGTGACCATCCTGTTGTTTCTCCTTACCATTTTCCTGATCATCATCCCCCGTTTCCGCGCCTCGATCATGGACGAGAAGCGGGTGATGATCAAGGAGCTGACCAACACGGCGGTCAGCGTGCTGGAAGAGTTCGAAGCCCGTGAGCGCCAGGGGCTGATGAGCCGGGCCGAGGCCCAGAAGCAGGCGGTGGAGCAGATCCGCCACCTGCGCTACGGCGGGGAGCACAAGGACTACTTCTGGATATCGGACCTGCATCCCAACATGGTGATGCACCCCTACCGCAGCGACCTGCAGGGCACAAGCCTGGAACAGTTCAGCGATTCCCACGGCAAGAAGCTGTTCCTGGAGTTCGTGCGGGTGGTGAAGGCCCAGGGCGAGGGGTATGTGGAGTACTTCTGGCAGTGGAAGGACGACTCCCGGCAGATCGTGCCCAAGCTCTCCTACGTCAAGGGGTTCGAGCCCTGGGGCTGGATCGTGGGAACCGGTATCTACGTGGAGGATGTGAAGAAGAACATCAGCTCCCTCACCCATAACCTGATCCTGATTTCGCTGGCAATTTCGCTGGTTATGGTGCTCCTGCTGTCCCTGATCATGCAGCAGAGCATCCGGATCGAGGAGGCGCGGGTGGCGGCGGAGAACGACCTGCTGGAGTCCATGGAAAAGTACCGGACCCTGGTGCAGGCCGCCACTGAAGGGCTGCTGATGGTGCTGGACAACCGGATTACCTTTGCCAACGACCGGGTCCGGCAGATGACCGGTTACGGTCCGGAGGAGCTGGTGGGGCAGGAACTGGCCATGCTGCTGGACGATGCCGACAGCGGCGAGGCGGCGCGGCTTTTCCGCCGGGGCGTGCCGGCGGAGGGGCAGTTCGAGCTGTTGCTGAAGAGCAGGGAAGGGGAGCGCCGGGAGATGCTGGTGACCGTCTCCCCCATTGCCCTGTCCGAGCGCAGCGGCACCATCCTGATCCTCAAGGATGTGACCGTCAGGGAGCGGCACAGCCTGGACGCGGCGGAGTACCGGCAGATGATCGGCGGCTTCGGCCTTGCCCCGCTCCGGCTGGTGCTGGACGCCAAGGGGCGTATTGTGGAGGCCGGCGAGCCGGTTGCGCGGCTTTTGGGGTACGCGTCGCCGGAGGAGCTGGCCGGCGTCCCCGTTGTCACGCTGTTTGCCGGGCAGGAGCGGGGGAAACGGTTCCGCAGCACCCTGATGAACAGCGGACGGCTGCAGGAGAGCGCCTTGCCGCTGCTGCGCAGGGACGGCAGCGAGGTGACCCTGGCCGTGGCCCTGACAGCGGTGGCGGGGGAGGGCGGGCAGATGGTCTGCGAGGGGATCATCGAGGATGTCACGGACACACTGCGCCGTCAGCGTGAAACCGATGCCCTGATCGCGGAGACCACGATAGCGGGTCTGTTCATGGAGCAGCCGGCCGCCCACTGGATGCAGAAGCTGGCCGGTATCCCCCTGCATGAGTCCGTGGCCCGGGCCGAAAAGATGATGGCGGCCAGAAAGACCGACGTGCTGGCGGTGGAGGGGGAGAACCGGGAGCTCGTGGGGATCGTTACCTTTGCCGATATCCGGCAGCGGGCCGTCTTCGCCGGCCTTCCGCCGGACACGCCGGTGTTCCGGGTGATGAGCGCACCGGTGCTGACGGTGGAGCGCTCCGCCCCGGTCAGCGAGGTGGTGCTGCTGGCCTCGGAGCGCGGCATCGACCACCTGGTGGTGCGGGACGATCATCACGCCGTGGCCGGGGTGGTGCATGTCGGCGACATCCCCCGCGCCTTCTGCCGCAGCCAGCGGGCCATCGAGCAGCGGATCGCCGCGGCCGGCTCCGTTGACGAGCTGCGCCACCTGTTCAGGCAGGTCGTTGCCATCGCCCGTCCCCTGATCGAGCAGCAGGTCCAGGCCCCCACCATCGGCCGCCTGATCGCCGCCATCTCCGCCCGGATCACCGGCCGGATCTTCGAGCTGAGCATCGACGACCTGGGGACGCCGCCGGTGGCGTTTGCCTTCGTGACCCTGGGAAGCGAGGGGCGCCGGGAACAGACCCTGGAAACGGATCAGGACAACGCCATCATCTACGAGGATGTGCCGGAAGAGCAGGCGGCAGCGGTGCGGGAGTACTTCGCCCGCCTGAGCGCTGCCGTCTGCGACGGCCTGCACGAGGCCGGCTTCAGCTACTGCCGGGGCAACGTCATGGCCAAAAATCCCCGCTGGTGCGTGCCGTTGTCCGCCTGGAAGAGCTACGTCAGCGCCTGGGTGGATACCCCCGACCCGCAGAACATCCTGGATGTCTCCATCTTCTTCGACTTCAGGCCGGTGTACGGCAGCTTCGAGCTGGCGGAGGAGCTGCGTCGCCAAGTGAACCGGGTGGTGCGGGACAAGCAGCTCTTCTTCTACAACTTTGCCGAGAATGTGCTGGGATTCAAGTCGGCGGTGAAGATCACCGGCAGCATTGCCACCGAGAAACGGGAGAACCGGGAGCTGTTCGACCTGAAATACGCCATCACGCCAATGGTGATGTTCGCCCGCATCTTTGCCCTGTACAAGCAGATCGACGCCACCGGCACCGTGGAGCGGCTGACGCTGCTCAACCGGGAAGGGGTGCTTTCCGACCGGGAGTTGCGGGAGGTGCTCTTCGGCTACGGCTACCTGATGCAGCTGCGCTACCGGCACCAGATCGCCATGGCCGACCGGGGGCTGCCGCCGGACAACCTGATCGACATCCGGGAGCTGACCGACCTGGACATCAGTCTGATCAAGAAGATCTTCGCCACGGTCACCCGGCTGCAGTCGCTGTTGAACCAGCAGTTCAAGAAAACCCCGGTCTGA
- a CDS encoding DUF3820 family protein: MSPAPDTPQTPHAPDSAAGLLELATARMPFGKYRGQLLIDLPEPYVVWFANRGFPAGKLGELLRTVYEIKVNGLEYLFTPLRRG, encoded by the coding sequence ATGAGCCCGGCACCCGATACGCCACAGACGCCGCACGCACCGGACAGCGCCGCCGGGCTGCTGGAACTGGCAACGGCGCGGATGCCTTTCGGCAAATACCGGGGGCAACTGCTGATCGACCTGCCGGAACCGTACGTGGTCTGGTTTGCGAACAGGGGATTTCCTGCGGGAAAACTGGGGGAGCTTTTGCGGACGGTCTACGAGATCAAGGTGAACGGCCTGGAATACCTGTTTACGCCGCTCCGGCGGGGGTGA
- a CDS encoding L-lactate MFS transporter, with the protein MSETIKNKGWSVVTAGLAINLALGVLYAWSIFKGAIKSSIEQGGPGAFQWDIATINDPYAVCCLAFAFSMILAGKCQDKIGPARTALIGGLLVGAGFLLMAFSSSYAAWVVGFGLLAGSGFGFGYSAATPPALKWFSPSKTGLIAGIVVAGFGIAPVYIAPLASWLIGAYGIPKSMLFLGIGFLALVCGLSFMLVNPPQGYVPAEPADPGPLAKLNAGKPKVDATVSEMLRNYKFYVLWATFFIGSGAGLMVIGSVAGLAKKSMGSLAFLAVAIMAVGNAGGRVVAGVLSDKIGRRATLFIMLALQAVMMFAALAVVNSGSAVLLVLLATFIGFNYGSNLCLFPSFAKDYWGSKNYGLNYGVLFTAWGVGGFVMGKVSEMLSAQPGGLGKSFMLSGVLLAAGAALTIFLAELKPETAEAKAPSQWEEFWSEFKLGMRVFAGFEQETVRVPREMSSF; encoded by the coding sequence ATGTCGGAAACCATCAAGAACAAAGGCTGGAGCGTCGTAACCGCCGGTCTGGCCATCAACCTGGCCCTGGGCGTGCTCTATGCCTGGAGTATTTTCAAGGGGGCCATCAAGAGCTCCATCGAGCAGGGCGGGCCGGGGGCCTTTCAGTGGGACATCGCCACCATCAACGACCCCTACGCGGTCTGCTGTCTGGCCTTTGCTTTTTCCATGATCCTGGCCGGCAAGTGCCAGGACAAGATCGGTCCGGCCCGCACCGCCCTGATCGGCGGCCTGCTGGTGGGGGCCGGCTTCCTGCTGATGGCCTTTTCCAGCTCCTACGCCGCCTGGGTGGTGGGCTTCGGTCTCTTGGCCGGCTCCGGCTTCGGCTTCGGTTACTCCGCAGCCACGCCGCCGGCGCTTAAGTGGTTCTCCCCCTCCAAGACCGGCCTGATCGCCGGTATCGTGGTGGCCGGCTTCGGTATTGCGCCGGTTTACATCGCGCCGCTGGCTTCCTGGCTGATCGGTGCCTACGGGATTCCGAAATCAATGCTGTTTCTGGGGATCGGCTTCCTGGCGCTGGTCTGCGGCCTTTCCTTCATGCTGGTCAACCCGCCCCAGGGGTACGTACCGGCAGAGCCCGCCGATCCCGGTCCCCTGGCCAAGCTGAACGCCGGCAAGCCCAAGGTGGACGCCACGGTGAGCGAGATGCTGCGCAACTACAAGTTCTACGTGCTCTGGGCCACCTTCTTCATCGGTTCCGGCGCCGGTTTGATGGTGATCGGCAGCGTGGCCGGCCTAGCCAAGAAGAGCATGGGCTCCCTGGCGTTTCTGGCAGTGGCCATCATGGCCGTGGGCAACGCCGGCGGCCGGGTGGTGGCCGGGGTGCTCTCCGACAAAATCGGCCGGCGTGCCACCCTGTTCATCATGCTGGCCCTGCAGGCGGTGATGATGTTCGCGGCCCTGGCGGTGGTCAATTCCGGCAGCGCGGTGCTGCTGGTGCTGTTGGCCACGTTCATCGGCTTCAACTACGGCTCCAACCTCTGCCTGTTTCCCTCCTTTGCCAAGGACTACTGGGGGAGCAAGAACTACGGCCTCAACTACGGCGTGCTGTTCACCGCCTGGGGGGTGGGGGGATTCGTCATGGGCAAGGTGTCCGAGATGCTCTCCGCTCAGCCGGGGGGCTTAGGCAAATCGTTCATGCTCTCCGGCGTGCTGCTGGCCGCCGGCGCGGCCCTGACCATTTTCCTGGCGGAGCTGAAGCCGGAGACCGCCGAAGCCAAGGCACCGTCCCAGTGGGAAGAGTTCTGGTCGGAATTCAAGCTGGGGATGCGGGTGTTTGCCGGCTTTGAGCAGGAGACGGTCCGCGTGCCGCGGGAGATGAGTTCGTTCTGA
- the xrtA gene encoding exosortase A yields MTFYESLHRYRIELLLTLVLVSLLYGRSVAGMVGDWYRDDNYAHGFLVPLIAGYFIYERWDDLKASRVVPSLAGLAIILVALLQLTIGTVGLEYFTIRSSLVVLVAGIVLFIWGSGVFRTLRLPIGYLLFMVPLPYIIHDQIAFPLKQFVSRVSVAVMHLLGVTVVRDGNIIMFPGITLEVADACSGIRSLVSILALSIAYAFFLQISPLKRWIVILSSIVIAIAANALRVIITGILASYHGARVAEGFFHEFAGLAVFALAMAMLVALGLLLRGKAS; encoded by the coding sequence ATGACCTTTTACGAGTCGCTTCATCGGTACCGCATTGAACTGCTCCTGACCCTGGTGCTGGTTTCCCTGCTCTATGGTCGCAGCGTGGCCGGCATGGTGGGTGACTGGTACCGGGACGACAATTACGCCCACGGTTTCCTGGTGCCCCTCATTGCCGGCTACTTCATCTACGAGCGCTGGGACGACCTGAAAGCCAGCCGGGTGGTCCCCTCGCTGGCGGGACTGGCCATCATCCTCGTTGCCCTGCTGCAACTGACCATCGGCACGGTGGGGCTTGAGTACTTCACCATCCGTTCCTCCCTGGTGGTGCTGGTTGCCGGCATCGTCCTCTTCATCTGGGGAAGCGGCGTGTTCAGAACCCTGCGCCTGCCCATCGGCTACCTGCTCTTCATGGTGCCGCTTCCCTACATCATCCATGATCAGATCGCCTTTCCGCTCAAGCAGTTCGTCTCCCGGGTGTCGGTGGCGGTAATGCACCTGCTGGGGGTCACGGTGGTGCGCGACGGCAACATCATCATGTTTCCCGGCATCACCCTGGAGGTGGCCGATGCCTGCAGCGGCATCCGTTCACTGGTCTCCATCCTGGCCCTGAGCATCGCCTACGCCTTCTTCCTGCAGATATCGCCGCTGAAGCGCTGGATCGTCATTCTCTCCTCCATCGTCATCGCCATCGCCGCCAATGCCCTGCGGGTGATCATCACCGGCATCCTGGCCAGCTACCACGGCGCCAGGGTGGCGGAAGGATTTTTTCATGAGTTTGCCGGCCTGGCGGTCTTTGCCCTGGCCATGGCGATGCTGGTGGCCCTGGGACTGCTGTTGCGGGGGAAAGCGTCATGA
- a CDS encoding sigma-54-dependent transcriptional regulator: MTDRKRILVIDNEAGLCRMMEQVLLDHGYLARAVTSPQKAMAEFRPGAWDLVITDIKMPGMSGLEVLKKVKEIAKDTPVIMITAYATVDMSIQALRSGAYDMLTKPFEPDELIYRVKNALQQSELLEENRELRRELEGKFCFDNIITSGALRHVLVKAEKVAVRDTSVLITGESGTGKELIAQAIHYNSPRHERKFVAINCGALPESLLESELFGYRKGAFTGARENRQGLLETADGGTLFLDEVGNLPMNVQKTLLRFLQEKEFTRLGESSPTRVDVRILSATNADLKQAVKEGSFREDLYYRLNVVNIHLPPLRERVEDIPLLAAHFIHLQNQKFGTQVKGFEKEALQALCSFAWPGNIRQLKNVIEACMAMDSAEQISRDILMQFIDLAAEAGETEGTEPDDVPFSAALDQFEANLLRALLKKHHGNVEQAAREADMNMATIYRKIKKYNIRKEELA; the protein is encoded by the coding sequence ATGACCGACAGGAAACGGATACTGGTCATCGACAACGAAGCCGGCCTCTGCCGGATGATGGAACAGGTGCTGCTGGACCACGGCTACCTGGCCAGGGCGGTCACCTCCCCCCAGAAGGCCATGGCCGAGTTCCGTCCCGGCGCCTGGGACCTGGTGATCACCGACATCAAAATGCCCGGCATGAGCGGGCTGGAGGTACTGAAAAAGGTCAAGGAAATCGCCAAGGATACCCCGGTCATCATGATCACCGCCTACGCCACGGTGGACATGTCGATCCAGGCCCTGCGCAGCGGGGCCTACGACATGCTCACCAAGCCGTTCGAGCCGGACGAACTGATCTACCGGGTGAAAAACGCGCTGCAGCAATCGGAACTGCTGGAGGAAAACCGGGAACTGCGGCGGGAGCTGGAAGGAAAATTCTGCTTCGACAACATCATCACCTCCGGGGCCCTGCGCCATGTGCTGGTCAAGGCGGAAAAGGTGGCGGTGCGGGACACCTCGGTGCTGATCACCGGCGAATCCGGCACCGGCAAGGAGCTGATCGCCCAGGCGATCCACTACAACTCGCCGCGGCACGAGCGGAAATTCGTGGCCATCAACTGCGGCGCCCTGCCGGAATCCCTGCTGGAAAGCGAACTGTTCGGCTACAGGAAAGGGGCCTTCACCGGGGCCAGGGAAAATCGCCAGGGGCTTTTGGAAACCGCCGACGGCGGCACCCTGTTTCTGGACGAAGTGGGCAACCTGCCGATGAACGTCCAGAAGACGCTCTTGCGCTTTCTCCAGGAGAAGGAGTTCACCCGCCTGGGGGAAAGCAGCCCCACCAGGGTGGATGTGCGCATCCTCTCCGCCACCAACGCCGACCTCAAGCAGGCGGTCAAGGAGGGCAGCTTCCGGGAAGACCTCTACTACCGTCTCAACGTGGTCAACATCCACCTGCCGCCGCTGCGGGAACGGGTGGAGGACATCCCCCTGCTGGCGGCCCACTTCATCCACCTGCAGAACCAGAAATTCGGCACCCAGGTCAAAGGGTTCGAGAAAGAGGCGCTGCAGGCCCTGTGCAGCTTTGCCTGGCCCGGCAACATCCGCCAGTTGAAAAACGTCATCGAAGCCTGCATGGCCATGGACAGTGCCGAGCAGATCAGCCGCGACATCCTGATGCAGTTCATCGACCTTGCCGCCGAAGCCGGGGAGACGGAAGGGACGGAACCGGACGATGTGCCGTTCAGCGCGGCCCTGGACCAGTTCGAGGCGAACCTGCTGCGGGCGCTGCTCAAGAAACACCACGGCAACGTGGAACAGGCGGCCCGTGAGGCGGACATGAACATGGCCACCATCTACCGCAAGATCAAAAAGTACAACATCCGCAAGGAAGAGCTGGCCTGA